The DNA window CTCAGGCTGTAAATCTCCTGATAGTATTCCTTCACGTCTGTCCTCTGAAACGCCAAGCATCTTTATAGCTTCTCCTTCAACGGTAAACGGTTTGGATTTGTAATCCTCCATAAAATCATACATGCGGTATGATAGTGGTATTGGAGCAGGATACTTAAACTCTGTAGGTTTCTTGAAACCAATACAGAATAATCGCTCTCTCGTTTGAGGTATTCCGTAATCACGGGCGTTCAAGAGTTGAAAATGAATATCATAACCACAATAATTTTCAAAAGTGTGCCTTATGACATCCCATGTTCTACCTCCGTCATGACGAAACAAGCCCTGGACATTCTCGAAAATAAACAACTTAGGCTGACATTCCTTGATAACACGAGCAAACTCCCGAAATAATGTTCCTCGTGTATCTTCAAATCCCAACTGAGCTCCGACAGTTGAAAATGCTTGACACGGCGCGCCACCGACAACAATGTCTACTTTTCCCTTGTGAGGACGAGCATTAAATTCACATACGTCGGTATGCCATTGGTTGTCCTCAATTTCATAGTTTGCAAAGTAAGTTTCCTTACATTTTTTGTCAATGTCTCCTGCAAAGGCAATCTTATGCTTTAGTCCTAAACGTTTGAAGGCATACTCTATCGCCCCTATTCCACTGAATAGGGAACCAAGTCGTATCGTTCTTTCGGGATGCGAGAATTGACGATAGACCCATGAGAGTCCATCAATATCTATATTAGATTGACAGTTTTGTTCAGTTCCGCTACCGTGTTTAGCTGCCATGTAATAATAAAAGAACCTCCAGGCAGAGCTGACAGGCGACCAAACCTTTTGCGTCCACGAGGAAGTTCCTTAATATATTGTATATAAGTTAATACTTACATGATTGGTCTGATGTCAGCGCAAGCGCGTTAGATTGCAAAGTTACGAAAATTTTTCAAGACTTCAGCTGTCGGCGACAAAGTTAATGAATGGCATGGGCAAAAATCAGACACACCAAGGTTAAGAATGGTTGTTGCCATAAATTTGCTCTGATTCAGGCTCGGCCGCTATGGATTGGTTATCCATGTCTGTCTCTATATGGTATGATTGAGTCGGATTGACAATGCGGTTATACAGGCGTTTAAGATATTCCTCTCGCTGTGCTACGGTCTTGATTTCGCACTCCCATACCCCGACGACACGCCATCCAAGGGCTTTCAGCTCGGCTTCGTTACGGACATCGCGGGCAACATTGCGCTCTATCTTCTCTTTCCAAAACTCAATATTGGACTTTGGCAATCGGAAATACCTACAACCCTCATGCCCATGCCAGAAGCATCCATTGACGAAAATAACGGTCTTGTACTTCGGCAGTACAATATCAGGATTTCCCGGCAGCTTCCTGACCTGAAC is part of the Duncaniella dubosii genome and encodes:
- a CDS encoding DNA cytosine methyltransferase — translated: MAAKHGSGTEQNCQSNIDIDGLSWVYRQFSHPERTIRLGSLFSGIGAIEYAFKRLGLKHKIAFAGDIDKKCKETYFANYEIEDNQWHTDVCEFNARPHKGKVDIVVGGAPCQAFSTVGAQLGFEDTRGTLFREFARVIKECQPKLFIFENVQGLFRHDGGRTWDVIRHTFENYCGYDIHFQLLNARDYGIPQTRERLFCIGFKKPTEFKYPAPIPLSYRMYDFMEDYKSKPFTVEGEAIKMLGVSEDRREGILSGDLQPEFNEFVFQLSDVEDKYYLSEKVAKYVLAGGTKTFKTSTKTDLDVARPLLQSMHKMHRAGVDNYVSYNKSKGINGLRKLTPRECFRLMGFRDDFKIVVANTSAYQQAGNSIVVDVLIALLKQLDITKYGISE
- a CDS encoding very short patch repair endonuclease — encoded protein: MSDVMTSEQRSRCMASIKGKDTKPEMIVRKYLFSRGLRFRVQVRKLPGNPDIVLPKYKTVIFVNGCFWHGHEGCRYFRLPKSNIEFWKEKIERNVARDVRNEAELKALGWRVVGVWECEIKTVAQREEYLKRLYNRIVNPTQSYHIETDMDNQSIAAEPESEQIYGNNHS